One region of Brassica napus cultivar Da-Ae chromosome A10, Da-Ae, whole genome shotgun sequence genomic DNA includes:
- the LOC106370828 gene encoding protein VASCULAR ASSOCIATED DEATH 1, chloroplastic isoform X2, whose product MAMLSTPETVMNMDGSASASASPEVVVSDPSPSSPDGSRSSGSPDRTSSPSPSRGGENQSEVISRSEEYRQLFRLPADEVLVQDFNCACQESILLQGHMYLFIHYICFYSNIFGYETKKIIPFADISCVKRAKTAGIFPNAIEILAGGKKYFFASFLSRDEAFKLIHDGWVEYGCAVKSQGQIQVNDGVVQSTLDLASELHSPSRDETPHLSASSSVTQNGVSPSSLNLQRHTEPLVDSVASSSTNILNSKPEDLNAPKLSSDFTKVAEAKFPIPVEEFFRLFFSDAAVSFVESFHKNCGDKEFRCSSWEPHEKLGHTRNVSFQHPIKIYFGAKFGGCQESQKFRMYRDSHLVIETSQEITDVPYADYFTVEGVWDVKRDCKDSIEGSILDVYVNVAFSKRTVWKGKIVQSTLEECREAYAAWIRMAHELLKQKKLENQEGIKLSEDGAVSSASEERVSECEEQRVEIARGRGGGVVNILRESLMNVTSFVKRQSSTKQALVIAFAVILLMQVTIVVLLKRGPEQVQMGSEYYSSYDKSGIGESVGWLEKRMHFLREEMIMVEDRLQRMRQDHAALKAQLHQLERLLLRHQQ is encoded by the exons ATGGCGATGCTTTCTACTCCGGAGACGGTCATGAACATGGACGGATCTGCATCTGCATCTGCTTCTCCGGAGGTGGTCGTTTCCGATCCCTCACCATCGTCCCCCGACGGATCGCGCTCTAGCGGCTCACCTGATCGCACCTCTTCGCCAAGCCCTAGTCGTGGTGGTGAAAATCAG TCTGAAGTCATATCGAGGAGTGAAGAGTATCGGCAATTATTTCGGCTCCCAGCTGACGAA gTCCTTGTTCAAGATTTCAATTGTGCTTGTCAAGAGAGTATTCTTCTCCAG GGTCACATGTACCTCTTCATTCATTATATCTGCTTTTACTCTAACATCTTTGGCTATGAGACCAAG AAAATTATTCCATTTGCGGATATCTCTTGTGTTAAACGAGCAAAGACTGCTGGTATTTTCCCCAATGCCATTGAGATTTTAGCTGGAGGGAAGAAG TACTTTTTTGCTTCCTTTCTTTCCCGTGATGAAGCTTTCAAGCTTATCCATGATGGATGGGTTGAATATGGTTGTGCTGTCAAATCCCAAGGCCAGATTCAG GTCAACGATGGAGTTGTTCAGAGTACTTTGGATTTGGCGAGTGAGCTTCATTCCCCATCAAG GGATGAAACACCTCATCTTTCTGCCAGTTCCAGCGTTACTCAAAATGGCGTTTCACCTTCATCTCTAAATCTTCAGCGCCACACAGAACCACTTGTAGATAGTGTGGCCTCTTCTTCAACCAATATCTTGAACTCCAAGCCTGAAGACTTAAATGCACCAAAAT TATCATCTGATTTTACAAAGGTAGCAGAGGCAAAATTTCCG ATTCCAGTAGAAGAGTTCTTTAGATTGTTTTTCTCAGATGCGGCTGTCAGTTTTGTTGAATCTTTCCATAAAAATTGTGGAGATAAAG AGTTTAGGTGTAGCTCTTGGGAACCTCATGAAAAGCTTGGACACACTCGCAATGTCTCATTTCAACAtccgataaaaatatattttg GTGCAAAGTTTGGTGGCTGCCAGGAGTCACAGAAATTTCGGATGTACAGAGATAG CCATTTGGTTATTGAAACATCGCAAGAGATCACCGATGTGCCTTATGCAGATTACTTTACGGTAGAG GGGGTCTGGGATGTGAAAAGAGATTGCAAAGACTCGATAGAAGGTTCTATACTGGATGTTTATGTCAATGTGGCCTTCTCTAAGAGAACAGTGTGGAAAG GAAAAATAGTGCAGTCAACTTTGGAAGAGTGTAGAGAGGCTTATGCAGCATGGATAAGAATG GCACATGAACTGTTGAAACAGAAGAAGCTGGAGAACCAAGAAG GTATCAAGTTGAGTGAGGATGGTGCCGTGAGCTCAGCAAGCGAAGAAAGAGTATCTGAATGTGAAGAGCAGAGGGTGGAGATAgcaagaggaagaggaggaggggtAGTGAATATTTTAAGGGAATCATTAATGAATGTGACATCATTTGTGAAGAGGCAAAGCTCGACAAAGCAGGCTTTAGTAATAGCGTTTGCAGTGATCCTACTTATGcag GTGACGATAGTGGTGCTTCTGAAGAGAGGACCGGAGCAAGTGCAAATGGGTAGTGAATACTACAGCAGCTACGACAAGAGTGGAATTGGGGAGAGTGTTGGATGGTTGGAGAAGAGAATGCATTTCCTGAGGGAGGAGATGATTATGGTTGAGGATAGGTTGCAGAGGATGCGACAAGACCACGCTGCCTTGAAGGCTCAGCTCCACCAATTGGAACGCCTCCTTCTCCGCCACCAACAATGA
- the LOC106370828 gene encoding protein VASCULAR ASSOCIATED DEATH 1, chloroplastic isoform X1, whose translation MAMLSTPETVMNMDGSASASASPEVVVSDPSPSSPDGSRSSGSPDRTSSPSPSRGGENQSEVISRSEEYRQLFRLPADEVLVQDFNCACQESILLQGHMYLFIHYICFYSNIFGYETKKIIPFADISCVKRAKTAGIFPNAIEILAGGKKYFFASFLSRDEAFKLIHDGWVEYGCAVKSQGQIQDSFSESNNQVNDGVVQSTLDLASELHSPSRDETPHLSASSSVTQNGVSPSSLNLQRHTEPLVDSVASSSTNILNSKPEDLNAPKLSSDFTKVAEAKFPIPVEEFFRLFFSDAAVSFVESFHKNCGDKEFRCSSWEPHEKLGHTRNVSFQHPIKIYFGAKFGGCQESQKFRMYRDSHLVIETSQEITDVPYADYFTVEGVWDVKRDCKDSIEGSILDVYVNVAFSKRTVWKGKIVQSTLEECREAYAAWIRMAHELLKQKKLENQEGIKLSEDGAVSSASEERVSECEEQRVEIARGRGGGVVNILRESLMNVTSFVKRQSSTKQALVIAFAVILLMQVTIVVLLKRGPEQVQMGSEYYSSYDKSGIGESVGWLEKRMHFLREEMIMVEDRLQRMRQDHAALKAQLHQLERLLLRHQQ comes from the exons ATGGCGATGCTTTCTACTCCGGAGACGGTCATGAACATGGACGGATCTGCATCTGCATCTGCTTCTCCGGAGGTGGTCGTTTCCGATCCCTCACCATCGTCCCCCGACGGATCGCGCTCTAGCGGCTCACCTGATCGCACCTCTTCGCCAAGCCCTAGTCGTGGTGGTGAAAATCAG TCTGAAGTCATATCGAGGAGTGAAGAGTATCGGCAATTATTTCGGCTCCCAGCTGACGAA gTCCTTGTTCAAGATTTCAATTGTGCTTGTCAAGAGAGTATTCTTCTCCAG GGTCACATGTACCTCTTCATTCATTATATCTGCTTTTACTCTAACATCTTTGGCTATGAGACCAAG AAAATTATTCCATTTGCGGATATCTCTTGTGTTAAACGAGCAAAGACTGCTGGTATTTTCCCCAATGCCATTGAGATTTTAGCTGGAGGGAAGAAG TACTTTTTTGCTTCCTTTCTTTCCCGTGATGAAGCTTTCAAGCTTATCCATGATGGATGGGTTGAATATGGTTGTGCTGTCAAATCCCAAGGCCAGATTCAG GATTCTTTTTCTGAGTCCAACAACCAGGTCAACGATGGAGTTGTTCAGAGTACTTTGGATTTGGCGAGTGAGCTTCATTCCCCATCAAG GGATGAAACACCTCATCTTTCTGCCAGTTCCAGCGTTACTCAAAATGGCGTTTCACCTTCATCTCTAAATCTTCAGCGCCACACAGAACCACTTGTAGATAGTGTGGCCTCTTCTTCAACCAATATCTTGAACTCCAAGCCTGAAGACTTAAATGCACCAAAAT TATCATCTGATTTTACAAAGGTAGCAGAGGCAAAATTTCCG ATTCCAGTAGAAGAGTTCTTTAGATTGTTTTTCTCAGATGCGGCTGTCAGTTTTGTTGAATCTTTCCATAAAAATTGTGGAGATAAAG AGTTTAGGTGTAGCTCTTGGGAACCTCATGAAAAGCTTGGACACACTCGCAATGTCTCATTTCAACAtccgataaaaatatattttg GTGCAAAGTTTGGTGGCTGCCAGGAGTCACAGAAATTTCGGATGTACAGAGATAG CCATTTGGTTATTGAAACATCGCAAGAGATCACCGATGTGCCTTATGCAGATTACTTTACGGTAGAG GGGGTCTGGGATGTGAAAAGAGATTGCAAAGACTCGATAGAAGGTTCTATACTGGATGTTTATGTCAATGTGGCCTTCTCTAAGAGAACAGTGTGGAAAG GAAAAATAGTGCAGTCAACTTTGGAAGAGTGTAGAGAGGCTTATGCAGCATGGATAAGAATG GCACATGAACTGTTGAAACAGAAGAAGCTGGAGAACCAAGAAG GTATCAAGTTGAGTGAGGATGGTGCCGTGAGCTCAGCAAGCGAAGAAAGAGTATCTGAATGTGAAGAGCAGAGGGTGGAGATAgcaagaggaagaggaggaggggtAGTGAATATTTTAAGGGAATCATTAATGAATGTGACATCATTTGTGAAGAGGCAAAGCTCGACAAAGCAGGCTTTAGTAATAGCGTTTGCAGTGATCCTACTTATGcag GTGACGATAGTGGTGCTTCTGAAGAGAGGACCGGAGCAAGTGCAAATGGGTAGTGAATACTACAGCAGCTACGACAAGAGTGGAATTGGGGAGAGTGTTGGATGGTTGGAGAAGAGAATGCATTTCCTGAGGGAGGAGATGATTATGGTTGAGGATAGGTTGCAGAGGATGCGACAAGACCACGCTGCCTTGAAGGCTCAGCTCCACCAATTGGAACGCCTCCTTCTCCGCCACCAACAATGA
- the LOC106369381 gene encoding COP9 signalosome complex subunit 7-like isoform X1, which produces MAHPLLTHFVAHRSRQRSLVSSLTELLNAAASPCGLSTSHPSLFAFSKILALPSCPGLALGTFDCLKEPHILFSSMYYGCLPMAPGVTTNVLPYDNLMVELDVTNVRQLEDFLNNECMYDGIVRGKLDQLKRCFEVPFAAGRDPRPGELGDMLHALSNL; this is translated from the exons ATGGCCCATCCTTTACTCACCCACTTTGTGGCCCACAG AAGCAGGCAGAGATCATTGGTCAGCTCGTTGACCGAGCTTCTAAATGCAGCGGCGAGTCCATGTGGCCTATCTACATCACATCCTTCTCTTTTCGCCTTTTCCAAGATTTTGGCTCTCCCCAGTTGCCCAGGTCTTGCTTTAGGAACGTTTGATTG CTTGAAGGAACCACACATTCTGTTTTCCTCGATGTACTACGGTTGTTTGCCCATGGCACCTGGGGTAACTACAAAT GTGCTGCCTTATGATAATCTGATGGTCGAGTTAGATGTCACTAATGTTCGTCAACTCGAGGACTTTCTTAATAATGAATGCATGTATGAT GGTATAGTCAGAGGAAAATTGGATCAGTTGAAAAGATGCTTCGAG GTTCCATTTGCTGCTGGTAGGGATCCAAGGCCAGGAGAACTAGGGGATATGTTACACGCATTGTCAAACTTGTAG
- the LOC106369381 gene encoding COP9 signalosome complex subunit 7-like isoform X2 → MAHPLLTHFVAHRSRQRSLVSSLTELLNAAASPCGLSTSHPSLFAFSKILALPSCPGLALGTFDCLKEPHILFSSMYYGCLPMAPGVLPYDNLMVELDVTNVRQLEDFLNNECMYDGIVRGKLDQLKRCFEVPFAAGRDPRPGELGDMLHALSNL, encoded by the exons ATGGCCCATCCTTTACTCACCCACTTTGTGGCCCACAG AAGCAGGCAGAGATCATTGGTCAGCTCGTTGACCGAGCTTCTAAATGCAGCGGCGAGTCCATGTGGCCTATCTACATCACATCCTTCTCTTTTCGCCTTTTCCAAGATTTTGGCTCTCCCCAGTTGCCCAGGTCTTGCTTTAGGAACGTTTGATTG CTTGAAGGAACCACACATTCTGTTTTCCTCGATGTACTACGGTTGTTTGCCCATGGCACCTGGG GTGCTGCCTTATGATAATCTGATGGTCGAGTTAGATGTCACTAATGTTCGTCAACTCGAGGACTTTCTTAATAATGAATGCATGTATGAT GGTATAGTCAGAGGAAAATTGGATCAGTTGAAAAGATGCTTCGAG GTTCCATTTGCTGCTGGTAGGGATCCAAGGCCAGGAGAACTAGGGGATATGTTACACGCATTGTCAAACTTGTAG
- the LOC106369381 gene encoding COP9 signalosome complex subunit 7-like isoform X3, which yields MIKSSLMEIEQKQAEIIGQLVDRASKCSGESMWPIYITSFSFRLFQDFGSPQLPSLKEPHILFSSMYYGCLPMAPGVTTNVLPYDNLMVELDVTNVRQLEDFLNNECMYDGIVRGKLDQLKRCFEVPFAAGRDPRPGELGDMLHALSNL from the exons ATGATTAAATCTTCATTAATGGAAATCGAGCAGAAGCAGGCAGAGATCATTGGTCAGCTCGTTGACCGAGCTTCTAAATGCAGCGGCGAGTCCATGTGGCCTATCTACATCACATCCTTCTCTTTTCGCCTTTTCCAAGATTTTGGCTCTCCCCAGTTGCCCAG CTTGAAGGAACCACACATTCTGTTTTCCTCGATGTACTACGGTTGTTTGCCCATGGCACCTGGGGTAACTACAAAT GTGCTGCCTTATGATAATCTGATGGTCGAGTTAGATGTCACTAATGTTCGTCAACTCGAGGACTTTCTTAATAATGAATGCATGTATGAT GGTATAGTCAGAGGAAAATTGGATCAGTTGAAAAGATGCTTCGAG GTTCCATTTGCTGCTGGTAGGGATCCAAGGCCAGGAGAACTAGGGGATATGTTACACGCATTGTCAAACTTGTAG
- the LOC106369381 gene encoding COP9 signalosome complex subunit 7-like isoform X4 — translation MIKSSLMEIEQKQAEIIGQLVDRASKCSGESMWPIYITSFSFRLFQDFGSPQLPSLKEPHILFSSMYYGCLPMAPGVLPYDNLMVELDVTNVRQLEDFLNNECMYDGIVRGKLDQLKRCFEVPFAAGRDPRPGELGDMLHALSNL, via the exons ATGATTAAATCTTCATTAATGGAAATCGAGCAGAAGCAGGCAGAGATCATTGGTCAGCTCGTTGACCGAGCTTCTAAATGCAGCGGCGAGTCCATGTGGCCTATCTACATCACATCCTTCTCTTTTCGCCTTTTCCAAGATTTTGGCTCTCCCCAGTTGCCCAG CTTGAAGGAACCACACATTCTGTTTTCCTCGATGTACTACGGTTGTTTGCCCATGGCACCTGGG GTGCTGCCTTATGATAATCTGATGGTCGAGTTAGATGTCACTAATGTTCGTCAACTCGAGGACTTTCTTAATAATGAATGCATGTATGAT GGTATAGTCAGAGGAAAATTGGATCAGTTGAAAAGATGCTTCGAG GTTCCATTTGCTGCTGGTAGGGATCCAAGGCCAGGAGAACTAGGGGATATGTTACACGCATTGTCAAACTTGTAG